One genomic window of Evansella cellulosilytica DSM 2522 includes the following:
- a CDS encoding SpoVR family protein, with protein sequence MNNHSNELVKAIEEITEIAEGFGLDFYPMRYEICPADIIYTFGAYGMPTRFSHWSFGKQFHKMKLQYDLGLSKIYELVINSNPCYAFLLDTNSMIQNKLIIAHVLAHCDFFKNNVRFSNTRRDMVESMTATAERIAHYELVHGRQEVEQFLDAVLAIQEHIDPSLVRPKLAWSMEDVWQEEDENDNVTETPFDDLWSLDESNNREQEQRSKKTKKKQIPPQPEKDILLFIEEYSRELEDWQRDILTMMREEMLYFWPQLETKIMNEGWASYWHQRIIREMDLTSDEAIEFAKLNAGVVQPSKTQINPYYLGLKIFEDIEERYNDPTEDMIFQQGVEKGSGREKIFEVREIESDISFIRNYLTKDLVMREDMYLFQKKGREYKVVDKEWENVRDQLISSRVNGGFPYIVVKDGDHLKNGELYLSHEYEGIELDTQYLEKTLPYIYQLWGRPVHMETVMTERKIVYTYDGRKINKRYV encoded by the coding sequence ATGAACAATCACTCAAATGAATTAGTGAAGGCTATTGAAGAGATAACCGAAATTGCTGAAGGGTTCGGTTTAGATTTCTATCCAATGAGATATGAAATATGTCCCGCAGACATTATTTATACTTTTGGTGCATATGGAATGCCAACACGTTTTTCTCATTGGAGCTTTGGAAAGCAGTTTCATAAAATGAAGCTACAGTATGATTTAGGGTTAAGTAAAATATATGAATTAGTCATTAACTCAAATCCGTGCTATGCATTCCTATTAGATACAAATTCGATGATTCAGAACAAGCTAATCATCGCTCACGTTTTAGCTCATTGTGATTTCTTTAAGAATAATGTTCGATTCTCTAATACGAGGAGAGACATGGTTGAAAGCATGACAGCGACTGCTGAAAGGATTGCACATTACGAATTGGTTCATGGTAGGCAAGAGGTTGAGCAATTTCTAGATGCAGTTTTAGCGATACAAGAACATATAGATCCTAGTTTAGTGAGACCAAAGTTAGCTTGGTCAATGGAGGATGTGTGGCAGGAAGAGGATGAAAACGATAATGTAACCGAAACACCATTTGATGATTTATGGTCACTAGATGAAAGTAATAACCGAGAACAAGAACAGAGGTCTAAAAAAACGAAGAAAAAACAAATTCCACCGCAGCCAGAAAAGGATATATTATTATTTATTGAAGAATATAGTAGAGAGCTTGAGGATTGGCAACGAGATATTTTAACAATGATGAGAGAAGAAATGCTTTACTTTTGGCCACAGCTAGAAACTAAAATTATGAATGAAGGCTGGGCATCTTACTGGCATCAAAGGATCATTCGAGAAATGGATTTAACTTCCGATGAAGCGATCGAATTTGCAAAGCTAAATGCTGGTGTCGTACAACCATCAAAAACACAAATTAACCCATACTATCTAGGGTTGAAAATCTTTGAAGATATTGAGGAAAGGTACAATGACCCGACGGAAGATATGATCTTCCAACAAGGGGTTGAAAAAGGGAGTGGGCGAGAGAAGATTTTTGAAGTAAGAGAAATTGAATCTGATATTTCTTTTATTAGAAACTATTTAACGAAAGACTTAGTCATGAGAGAAGATATGTATTTATTTCAGAAAAAGGGACGGGAATACAAGGTTGTAGATAAAGAGTGGGAAAACGTTCGAGATCAGCTTATCAGTAGCAGAGTAAATGGTGGCTTTCCGTATATCGTCGTTAAAGATGGCGATCATTTGAAAAATGGAGAGCTCTATTTGAGTCATGAATATGAAGGTATTGAGCTAGATACACAATATTTAGAAAAGACGTTACCGTATATTTATCAGTTGTGGGGAAGGCCCGTTCATATGGAGACAGTAATGACAGAACGCAAAATTGTGTACACTTACGATGGAAGAAAAATAAATAAGCGTTACGTATAG
- a CDS encoding LTA synthase family protein produces the protein MKATLINTFKMIPKPYLLAIFLLWLKTIVVGFISFNITIENILQGIIYLLSPIAFIMFVVGFILLAKQSRRPVYLMLFMIVATFILYANGVYYREFTDYMTLPVLLVGGNASDLTTSIVALIQWHDILFIIDVIVIGAYLIVNKLKEKQENIEFSFRNMRAYFIFVAVVFILNIGIANIERPQLLTRSFDRELLVKNIGIYNYHIYDVYLHTTTRVQRVFASEDELVEIMGYMEEQEDQRSKDLFGAARGKNVILITAESVQNFVINNTVNGEEVTPFLNELIKDSFYFEEFYHQTAQGKTSDSEFLISNSLYPLPRGAVFFTHASNEYYALPEIMKENGYYTASLHANNGSFWNRNVMYDQLGYDRFYDINDYEITNEVGWGLKDIDFMEQSLEHLVNMEQPFYTNLITLTNHFPFDLDEEDHFIDPFNSNSRTLNQYFPTVRYTDEAIKVFFEGLKDAGLYEDSIVVIFGDHYGISSFHNRAMEQYLEKDVTPFVEVQLQQVPLIIHIPGMEGETLSTVSGQIDLRPTLLHLLGITVENQTIFGKNLFSEELEELVILRDGSFITPEVIYTNNVCYDKRNGLPMEEIQLCEHYFEEVDRQLSYSDRIIYGDLLRFEQSVTADDEEIVEDGPAPK, from the coding sequence ATGAAAGCAACATTAATAAATACGTTCAAAATGATACCGAAACCATACTTACTAGCCATATTTTTACTTTGGCTCAAAACAATAGTAGTAGGCTTTATTAGTTTTAACATTACAATTGAAAATATTCTTCAAGGCATAATTTATTTGTTAAGTCCTATTGCTTTTATTATGTTTGTCGTAGGTTTTATATTATTAGCAAAACAATCGAGACGACCAGTGTATTTAATGCTCTTTATGATAGTGGCTACTTTCATATTGTATGCTAACGGTGTTTACTATCGAGAATTTACTGATTATATGACATTACCAGTTTTATTAGTTGGTGGCAACGCCTCTGATTTAACGACAAGTATTGTCGCATTAATTCAATGGCATGATATTTTGTTTATTATTGACGTGATTGTTATTGGTGCCTATTTGATCGTAAATAAATTGAAAGAGAAGCAAGAGAACATAGAATTTTCTTTTAGAAATATGCGAGCTTATTTTATTTTTGTTGCGGTCGTTTTCATACTAAACATAGGTATAGCGAATATTGAGAGACCTCAATTGCTTACACGATCTTTTGATAGGGAATTGTTAGTGAAAAATATTGGAATCTATAACTATCACATTTATGACGTTTATCTTCATACTACTACTAGGGTCCAAAGAGTATTTGCTAGTGAAGATGAATTAGTAGAAATTATGGGCTATATGGAAGAACAGGAAGATCAGAGAAGTAAAGACTTATTTGGCGCTGCTAGAGGGAAGAATGTCATTTTAATTACAGCAGAATCAGTTCAAAATTTTGTTATAAATAATACGGTAAATGGAGAAGAAGTGACGCCATTTTTAAATGAGCTGATTAAAGATAGCTTTTACTTTGAGGAATTTTATCATCAAACTGCTCAAGGGAAAACGTCAGATTCTGAGTTTTTAATAAGCAACTCACTATATCCTCTTCCACGTGGGGCAGTATTTTTTACACATGCTAGTAACGAGTATTATGCCCTACCTGAGATTATGAAGGAAAATGGCTATTACACTGCTTCTCTCCATGCGAACAACGGAAGCTTTTGGAATAGAAATGTTATGTACGATCAACTAGGTTACGATCGTTTTTATGATATTAACGATTATGAAATAACGAATGAAGTTGGTTGGGGATTAAAGGACATTGATTTTATGGAGCAATCGCTTGAGCATTTAGTTAATATGGAACAACCTTTCTATACAAATTTGATTACACTGACGAACCACTTTCCTTTTGACTTGGATGAGGAAGATCATTTCATTGATCCATTTAATTCAAATAGTCGCACTTTAAATCAATATTTTCCAACTGTAAGATATACAGACGAAGCAATAAAAGTATTTTTCGAAGGTTTAAAGGATGCTGGCTTATATGAGGATTCTATCGTTGTCATCTTTGGTGACCATTATGGCATCTCCAGCTTCCACAATAGAGCGATGGAACAATATTTAGAAAAAGATGTGACTCCGTTTGTTGAAGTACAATTGCAACAAGTACCACTCATTATTCACATTCCGGGCATGGAAGGAGAGACACTTTCTACAGTAAGCGGACAAATTGACTTAAGACCAACACTTCTCCATTTGCTAGGTATTACTGTAGAAAACCAAACTATTTTTGGGAAAAACTTGTTTTCTGAAGAGCTTGAAGAGCTCGTTATTTTAAGAGATGGTAGCTTTATTACTCCAGAAGTGATATATACAAATAACGTCTGCTATGACAAGCGCAATGGACTTCCAATGGAAGAAATTCAACTTTGTGAACACTATTTTGAAGAAGTAGATAGACAGCTATCGTATTCAGATCGCATCATTTACGGAGATTTATTGCGGTTTGAGCAAAGTGTAACCGCGGATGATGAAGAAATTGTTGAAGATGGTCCGGCACCGAAGTAA
- the map gene encoding type I methionyl aminopeptidase, translating to MIQLKSEREIELIRKSGELVAEIHKQIATMMKPGISSLEINDFVEEYLLKNGATPAQKGYKGYPFATCASINDEICHGFPRKEPLRSGDVITIDFVANLHGGLADSAWTYTVGDVSDEIKQLCRVTKEALYVGIKEAKIGNRVGDIGAAIEEYVAPFQYGIVREFAGHGIGPTIHEEPNIPHFGTNRKGKRLKEGMVITIEPMINTGFWASQMDENGWTARTVDGSISVQYEHTLAISKEGPVILTEQGI from the coding sequence TTGATTCAGCTTAAATCAGAACGTGAAATAGAATTAATACGAAAGTCAGGTGAGTTAGTAGCCGAGATTCATAAGCAAATAGCAACGATGATGAAGCCTGGAATCTCATCACTTGAGATAAATGACTTCGTGGAAGAGTACTTATTAAAGAACGGTGCAACGCCGGCACAGAAGGGATATAAAGGTTATCCTTTTGCTACTTGTGCATCTATTAATGATGAAATATGTCATGGATTTCCAAGAAAGGAACCCCTCAGATCAGGTGACGTTATTACGATAGATTTTGTAGCAAACTTGCATGGAGGATTGGCAGACTCAGCTTGGACCTATACCGTCGGGGATGTTTCTGATGAGATTAAACAATTATGCAGAGTTACAAAGGAAGCATTATATGTGGGGATAAAGGAAGCAAAAATAGGCAATCGTGTAGGTGATATAGGAGCAGCAATAGAGGAGTACGTTGCTCCTTTTCAATATGGAATTGTAAGGGAATTTGCAGGTCATGGTATTGGCCCAACGATACATGAAGAACCGAACATCCCGCACTTCGGAACGAATAGAAAAGGGAAGAGATTGAAGGAAGGCATGGTTATTACGATAGAGCCAATGATCAATACAGGATTTTGGGCATCACAAATGGATGAAAATGGCTGGACTGCCAGAACTGTAGACGGGAGCATTTCTGTACAGTATGAACATACACTGGCGATAAGTAAGGAAGGACCAGTTATCTTAACAGAACAAGGAATCTAA
- a CDS encoding retropepsin-like aspartic protease translates to MKSLRIDGGYLLTEMTVYINGQPLKLNRVLVDTCATHSKLSIQRLVENGITLSEASTMEVPYVMNASSLSVGPLKIIDFPLEVKKLQDANLDGVLGLDFLKKVGAKINLDAMTLSGSRVI, encoded by the coding sequence ATGAAGAGCTTAAGAATTGATGGAGGATATTTGTTGACTGAAATGACGGTTTATATTAATGGGCAACCGTTAAAGCTAAACAGAGTATTAGTTGATACTTGTGCCACACATAGTAAGTTATCAATACAACGGTTAGTCGAAAATGGTATAACTTTAAGCGAAGCAAGTACAATGGAAGTACCCTATGTTATGAATGCGTCCAGCTTAAGTGTTGGGCCATTGAAGATCATTGATTTTCCGTTAGAAGTAAAAAAATTACAAGACGCCAATTTAGATGGTGTATTAGGGTTAGACTTTTTAAAAAAGGTTGGGGCGAAAATAAATTTAGATGCAATGACCTTATCAGGTTCAAGAGTTATTTAA
- the trhA gene encoding PAQR family membrane homeostasis protein TrhA yields MANTHVFTKEEEIANSITHGIGSILSIAALVLLIVFSSLYGTAWHIVSFTLYGVTMVLLYTASTFVHALPQGKAKNVFEILDHSSIYFFIAGTYTPFLFIIIQGSLGWTLFGLVWGLAIAGTVFKCFFVKKFLFTSTMLYVLMGWLIIFAWKPLVNNLHPHGLYLLILGGLLYTLGAIFYVWRGFKFHHAIWHLFVLAGTAAHFIAILGYLLP; encoded by the coding sequence ATGGCTAACACGCACGTCTTTACAAAAGAAGAAGAGATTGCAAATTCTATTACTCACGGGATAGGTTCCATTTTAAGTATTGCAGCTTTAGTTCTTTTAATTGTTTTTTCTAGCCTTTATGGTACAGCTTGGCATATTGTAAGCTTCACTCTTTATGGAGTAACTATGGTGCTATTATATACAGCTTCCACCTTCGTTCATGCATTACCACAAGGAAAAGCAAAAAATGTATTTGAAATTTTAGATCATTCATCGATATACTTCTTTATTGCTGGCACATACACCCCATTCCTATTTATTATCATTCAAGGCTCGTTAGGCTGGACTTTATTCGGTTTAGTGTGGGGATTAGCAATTGCCGGTACAGTTTTTAAATGCTTTTTCGTCAAAAAGTTTTTATTTACATCGACTATGCTGTATGTTTTGATGGGGTGGTTAATTATTTTCGCATGGAAACCACTCGTTAACAACTTACATCCACACGGACTATATCTCCTTATATTAGGTGGACTATTATATACATTAGGCGCTATTTTCTATGTTTGGCGTGGTTTTAAGTTTCATCATGCCATTTGGCACCTATTCGTTTTAGCTGGTACAGCCGCACACTTCATTGCTATTTTAGGTTACTTATTACCTTAA
- a CDS encoding MEDS domain-containing protein, translated as MATRSLPLTKKINVTEGSHILYFYRDAEQYIENVISFIQSAIELNQKVVYIDNFTNYAALNAKFGSEIKQMIAKGSFEYISNYEFYEMYGDFHFERVLNNFKSTVQPYVDKQQSVRVWGHVDWSEQENILDKLHTYECECDLTVSEIGFMTVCCYNGREVPAYIQTEMMRSHEYFMTDNDLVKSSLYNQSKETIFPSLSTQKKIESDVDFYKQKLDFIHVVAHEVRNPLTVIKSFAAILKSEIEDESKLSKLSLIEDYSVAIDHEIHHIIQTEQMITTDSFWKLKLVKLIPILDEVIEIMTIKGRTQNIHLRANIDIPNNIIVRGNIMGYKLIISNLLSNAIKYSSENDNVYFYSYVEDNHIVLEVKDEGIGMSKEQLDKLFTKYQKMHEEHSGQGIGLYMVNKLVHHFNGTIKVKSALGKGTTIKITFPK; from the coding sequence ATGGCAACTAGGTCACTACCATTAACAAAAAAAATAAATGTAACAGAAGGTTCTCACATATTATATTTTTATCGTGATGCTGAACAATACATAGAAAATGTCATATCCTTTATTCAGTCTGCAATCGAATTAAATCAAAAAGTTGTCTACATTGATAACTTTACAAATTACGCAGCATTAAATGCGAAATTTGGCAGTGAAATTAAGCAAATGATAGCAAAAGGTTCTTTCGAATATATATCTAATTATGAGTTTTATGAAATGTATGGAGACTTCCATTTTGAGCGGGTGCTAAATAATTTCAAATCAACTGTACAGCCTTATGTCGATAAACAACAATCCGTTAGAGTATGGGGGCATGTTGATTGGAGTGAACAGGAAAATATATTAGATAAGCTTCATACATATGAATGCGAATGTGATTTAACGGTAAGTGAAATAGGCTTTATGACCGTATGCTGCTATAACGGCCGGGAGGTACCCGCATATATACAAACGGAAATGATGCGAAGCCATGAATATTTTATGACAGATAATGACCTTGTAAAATCTTCACTATACAATCAATCAAAAGAAACAATTTTTCCGTCTCTATCGACACAAAAGAAGATAGAATCTGATGTTGATTTCTACAAGCAAAAATTAGACTTTATTCATGTTGTAGCTCATGAAGTAAGAAATCCACTTACCGTAATTAAATCGTTTGCTGCGATCTTAAAATCTGAAATTGAGGATGAAAGTAAATTATCGAAATTAAGCCTAATAGAAGATTATTCAGTAGCTATTGACCATGAAATCCACCATATCATTCAAACGGAACAGATGATTACGACGGATTCGTTTTGGAAGCTTAAGCTCGTTAAGCTTATCCCCATCCTAGACGAAGTGATCGAAATTATGACGATAAAAGGGCGGACACAAAACATTCATCTCCGTGCTAACATTGACATCCCTAATAACATCATCGTCCGCGGGAATATTATGGGGTACAAATTAATTATTTCAAATTTATTAAGTAATGCAATCAAATATAGTTCAGAAAATGATAATGTATATTTCTACAGCTATGTAGAGGACAATCATATTGTTTTAGAAGTGAAGGACGAGGGTATCGGTATGTCAAAGGAGCAATTAGATAAGCTATTTACTAAGTACCAAAAAATGCACGAAGAACATTCTGGGCAAGGGATAGGCTTATACATGGTAAATAAATTGGTTCACCACTTCAATGGAACGATTAAAGTAAAAAGCGCTTTAGGAAAAGGTACAACGATTAAAATTACCTTCCCAAAGTAG
- a CDS encoding manganese-dependent inorganic pyrophosphatase gives MAKVFVFGHKNPDTDTICSAIAYSHLKNKLGMETEAICLGQVSGETQFALDYFKVDAPRFVETVSNEVSSVILVDHNERQQSADDIDKVQVLEVIDHHRISNFETSDPLYYRAEPVGCTATILNKLYKENGVTIEKHIAGLMLSAIISDSLLFKSPTCTDEDITAAKELAEIAGVNSEVYGLEMLKAGADLSDKTSKDLISLDAKEFTMGSSKVEIAQVNAVDVDEVLVNKAELEQEITAVVNEKGLDLFLLVITDILNNDSVCLAIGEKATAVEKAFDVTLQNNTAVLKGVVSRKKQVVPVLTNAFA, from the coding sequence ATGGCAAAAGTATTCGTTTTCGGTCATAAAAATCCTGACACAGATACGATTTGTTCGGCAATTGCTTATTCACATTTAAAAAACAAATTAGGTATGGAAACAGAAGCAATTTGTTTAGGTCAAGTGAGTGGGGAAACACAATTTGCGCTAGATTACTTTAAAGTCGATGCGCCGCGTTTCGTGGAAACTGTTTCAAATGAAGTGAGTAGTGTTATTTTAGTTGATCACAATGAGCGTCAGCAAAGTGCAGATGATATTGATAAAGTTCAAGTGCTTGAAGTAATTGATCATCACAGAATTTCCAACTTTGAAACGAGTGATCCTCTCTATTACCGCGCTGAGCCTGTAGGGTGTACAGCAACGATATTAAATAAACTATATAAAGAGAATGGAGTTACAATAGAGAAGCATATTGCAGGGTTAATGTTATCTGCGATTATTTCAGATTCTTTATTATTTAAATCTCCAACATGTACTGATGAAGATATTACAGCTGCAAAAGAATTAGCTGAAATTGCAGGTGTTAATAGTGAAGTATATGGCCTAGAAATGTTAAAGGCTGGTGCAGACTTAAGTGACAAAACAAGTAAGGATTTAATTTCTTTAGATGCTAAAGAATTTACGATGGGTTCTAGTAAAGTGGAAATAGCACAAGTAAATGCCGTAGATGTTGATGAAGTGTTAGTGAATAAAGCTGAATTAGAACAAGAAATAACTGCAGTTGTTAATGAAAAAGGATTAGATTTATTTTTATTAGTTATCACTGACATATTAAATAACGACTCTGTATGTTTAGCAATTGGTGAGAAAGCTACTGCTGTGGAAAAGGCATTCGATGTCACGTTACAAAACAATACTGCCGTATTAAAAGGCGTTGTTTCTCGTAAAAAGCAAGTTGTGCCGGTTTTAACAAACGCTTTTGCTTAA
- a CDS encoding ketopantoate reductase family protein has product MKILIVGAGAVGGYFGGRLIEKGEDVTFLVREQRKQQLQEHGLVINSVHGDVKLHPKMIVGNENDEPFDIVIIATKAYHLEDGLRTVEPFVREYTTIIPLLNGIEHMELLHTYFSPEQVLGGLCFIEATLNKEGAIIQKSNIHSLIFGEWSGKVTDRAKEIENAFSNTKASFQLSENIQQEMWHKYLFISTFSGITALMRSPIGPIRDTMEGRTYIQQLFEEIRITMVEHGAPIATSIVETYMRLIDQQHADMKSSMLRDIEKGAQIEADHLQGYLLLLAERVGVETPLLRLIYQHLKVYEKNYFRN; this is encoded by the coding sequence ATGAAGATTTTAATTGTTGGTGCTGGAGCGGTTGGTGGTTACTTCGGAGGACGTTTAATAGAAAAAGGAGAAGATGTTACTTTTTTAGTTAGGGAACAAAGAAAACAGCAGCTCCAGGAGCACGGGTTGGTCATTAATAGTGTTCATGGAGATGTCAAACTTCACCCAAAAATGATAGTCGGAAATGAAAATGATGAACCGTTTGACATTGTTATCATCGCAACAAAAGCGTACCATTTAGAGGACGGTCTACGAACAGTTGAACCATTCGTACGTGAATATACAACTATTATCCCGCTATTAAATGGCATAGAGCATATGGAACTACTGCATACATATTTTTCGCCAGAGCAAGTTTTGGGAGGATTGTGTTTTATAGAAGCAACTTTAAATAAAGAAGGGGCAATTATTCAAAAAAGCAACATCCACTCTCTCATCTTTGGTGAATGGAGTGGCAAAGTGACTGATCGTGCTAAAGAAATAGAGAATGCTTTTTCAAATACAAAGGCCTCGTTTCAATTAAGTGAAAATATACAACAGGAAATGTGGCATAAATATTTATTTATTTCTACATTCTCGGGTATTACGGCATTAATGAGATCTCCCATCGGACCAATTAGAGATACGATGGAAGGGAGGACATATATACAACAATTATTTGAAGAAATACGGATCACGATGGTGGAGCATGGTGCACCAATAGCGACATCTATTGTGGAAACATATATGCGGTTAATAGACCAGCAACATGCAGATATGAAATCATCAATGCTTCGAGATATTGAGAAAGGGGCGCAAATAGAAGCGGATCATCTTCAAGGGTACTTGTTATTGTTAGCAGAAAGAGTGGGAGTGGAAACGCCATTATTACGTCTCATTTATCAACATTTAAAAGTGTACGAGAAAAATTATTTCCGTAACTAA
- a CDS encoding potassium/proton antiporter translates to MLTDTFDATAIILIVAILLLLGVFTTKFSTRFGLPALVLFIGIGMVMGSDIAGIIYFDNPKVAQLIGIFALIMILFEGGLQTEWKNVKRVATPSITLATIGVLLTALVVGVGAKYIIGLAWWEALLFGAIVGSTDAAAVFSVLRGQNVKGRLEGTLEAESGTNDPMAIFLTVSLISLITVSSINFAFVFISFLWQMGIGLLLGFAFGKLALFSINNIKLDSSGLYPVLASAFAILTYSFTSIVHASGFLAVYIAALVIGNHDLTYRHSILRFHEGFAWMMQITMFVLLGLFMFPSQLLDWTIIWQGLLLSIILMFVARPISVYVSLHFFPFDWKEKAFLSWAGLRGAVPIILATFPMIAGIENSQIIFNLVFFIVLTSTLLQGASIPYVAKKLQLTKPPKKAPTHILELTSLQQTNAEIVEFFIDSNNQNIGRKITDLPLPNDVLVNAIIREDELIPPHGQTIIYEDDILFVLVKSKDLNIAKQVLLTKEEKI, encoded by the coding sequence ATGCTTACTGACACCTTTGATGCTACCGCAATAATATTAATTGTAGCAATACTCCTCTTACTCGGAGTATTTACAACAAAGTTCTCCACCCGGTTTGGCCTTCCAGCACTCGTTCTATTTATCGGTATAGGGATGGTAATGGGTAGTGATATTGCTGGAATCATTTACTTCGATAACCCTAAAGTCGCGCAATTAATTGGCATTTTCGCTCTCATTATGATCTTGTTTGAAGGTGGTCTTCAAACAGAATGGAAAAATGTAAAACGCGTTGCTACTCCTTCGATTACTTTAGCAACTATCGGCGTACTACTCACTGCTTTAGTCGTTGGTGTCGGAGCGAAATATATCATTGGACTTGCATGGTGGGAAGCTCTTTTGTTTGGTGCTATTGTTGGTTCAACAGATGCTGCTGCCGTATTTAGTGTCCTTCGTGGTCAAAATGTAAAGGGAAGATTAGAAGGAACGTTAGAGGCTGAATCAGGAACAAATGATCCAATGGCAATCTTTTTGACGGTGTCTCTCATTTCATTAATCACCGTATCTAGTATTAATTTTGCATTTGTCTTTATATCATTCTTATGGCAAATGGGTATAGGGCTATTACTCGGCTTCGCTTTCGGTAAACTTGCTTTATTTTCTATTAATAATATCAAATTAGACTCAAGTGGTTTATATCCTGTTCTCGCATCTGCATTCGCCATATTGACTTACAGCTTCACTTCAATAGTACACGCCAGTGGTTTTTTAGCTGTCTATATCGCAGCATTAGTAATCGGTAACCATGACTTAACTTACCGTCACTCCATTTTGCGTTTTCACGAAGGCTTTGCTTGGATGATGCAAATCACTATGTTTGTTCTACTTGGATTATTTATGTTCCCATCACAATTGTTAGATTGGACAATCATTTGGCAAGGACTTCTTTTATCCATCATTCTTATGTTTGTTGCTCGCCCAATTTCCGTTTACGTATCACTCCACTTTTTTCCATTTGATTGGAAGGAAAAAGCATTTCTTTCTTGGGCTGGTTTACGTGGGGCTGTACCGATTATACTAGCAACATTTCCGATGATTGCTGGGATAGAAAATAGTCAAATCATTTTTAATCTCGTGTTTTTTATCGTATTAACGTCTACTTTATTACAAGGAGCCAGTATTCCATACGTTGCAAAGAAGCTCCAATTAACAAAACCACCTAAAAAAGCTCCAACACATATTTTAGAGCTAACCTCACTCCAACAAACGAATGCTGAAATCGTTGAATTCTTTATTGATAGTAATAATCAAAATATCGGTAGAAAAATTACTGATCTCCCTCTACCAAATGACGTATTAGTTAATGCGATTATACGTGAAGACGAACTTATTCCACCTCACGGACAAACAATTATCTATGAAGACGATATTTTGTTCGTTTTAGTAAAAAGTAAAGACTTAAATATTGCAAAGCAAGTGTTACTCACGAAAGAGGAAAAGATATAA